The following DNA comes from Camelina sativa cultivar DH55 chromosome 14, Cs, whole genome shotgun sequence.
AATCAACTTCTTCTAAATTAGGATATGCTTCACGAATCTGCATTTCGAAAAGTctataaaaaaagatatttgttagtttgttatcttaataaataaaatttaaatttaattttttaaaaataatacctTTCAAAAGGTTGAATGTAATCTAGATTCCGCAAGATGTAATTGTGAGCAGCTCGAGAGTAGCTATGATCTTCCCACCAAACTTCCTTTAACTTTCCAGCAAGTCTTCCTATCTGAGCAAAGATATCTGGAACATCAGGAACGTTATATGTAGGTGCAACGCCTCCGTCGTCATATCGCCGAGtacgtgttttttttgttctcacgGTGGGGCAAAAGTAGTATGATGTGAAGTGAGACGTTTCCTCTGTTAAACTTCCAGCGACTATCGATCCCTCAACTCTTGCAAGATTTTTGGCATTTCCTTTCAGAGATTTCATAAACcgctcaaaaggatacatccaccgAAATTGCACTGGCCCACCAAGATCTGCTTCATGTGGGAGATGGACTGGAAGATGTTCCATCACGTCAAAAAAGGCAGGAGGGAAGATTTTCTCCAAGTTACAAATCAACACTGGAATATTATTCCGTAACTGCTCTATCACATCAATGGTCAATGTTCTACAGCATAAGTCCCGGAAAAATACTCTGATTCCTACAAGCCAATGCATACTCTATTAATGggtgaattaattaaataagtttataaaaatgtatacCATTTTATAATTAGATACCTGCAATAGTTTCATGAACGTTTCCCGGCAATAGCTCAAGAAATACAAATGGTAGTAGTCGTTGCATGAAGACATGACAATCGTGACTCTTCATACCTGAAAATTTTTGGCCTTGCTCAACACACCTTGAAAATTTTGAGACAAATCCATCTGGAAACTTCACTTCAGATTTAACCCACTCGAACAACACCCTCTTAGCATCCGCTGTCAATCGAAATTGGGGTACTGGTAATTTCTCATCTCTTGTAATATGTAACTCGATCCTTGCGCATATTTCCGCCAAATCCAACCTTGATTTcatactattttttgttttaccctGCACATTCAAAAGCGTAGTgatgaaattttcaaaaaagtttttctcaaTGTGCATCACGTCAAGGTTATGCCGCAAGAGAAGATCTTTCCAATATGGAAGCTCCCAAAAAAATACTCTGCTTGTGCCAATTGTGAGTGCTCCCATATCCATCCGGCATGTTTCCTGGTGTGTGATAGTTACCCCCACGTTTACATGTTTCTTGAGCACCATAGTAATCGATCTGTTCAAACAAATCATTGCCAGAGACGTAAGTTGGTGATGGAACACGCACAACTTTATTCTTTCTAAACAACTTCTTGTTCCTCCGATACGGATGATGCAAGGGAAGAAATCGatgatgacaatcaaaccaacaaggtTTTCGCCCATACTTTAACTGAAATGCCTCTGTACCATCCATACAATAAGGACATGATAATCTTCTATGTGTTGTCCACCCAGATAACATTTCGTATGCGGGAAAGTCACTAATTGTCCACATTAGCACTGCCCGCATATTGGAATTCTGTTTTCTTGAGGAATCGAATGTTTGAACACCTTCATACCACAATTGCTTCAGCTCATGAATCAGAGGTTGCAAGAAGATATCTAGAGCTCGCTTTGGATGCTTAGGACCTAGTACCAAAATACTCAAGAACAGAAATTTGCTTTGCATACACATATCTGGAGGAAGATTGTATGGCGTCAATATAACAGGCCATAAAGAATATTGTCTCCCTGACATACCAAATGGACTAAAACCATATACCGATTGAAAATGTTTCCACGCCTTTGCGTCAGATGTGTGCGTAATTTCTCCTTCGTGTGTAAAATGTTccgcatgccatctcattgctgATGCAGTCCGTTTTGATTGGTATAAGCGTTTCAATCTATCATCAACAGGCAAGTACCACATACGTTTATATGGCACTCGTGTCCTTCCTTCAGTAGGCTGATATCTCGGCTTCCCACAAAACCGACATTCCTACAGCTTagcatcatctttccaaaaaatcatgcaatagtcaacgcacacatcaatcatttaagatggtaatccaagactcgcaaccaacttctgtatttcatagtagttctcagccgatacattatcAGGTGACAAATATTCTTTAATGAGTTCAGCCTAAGAGTCCATGCAAATCTCACTTAAGTTATTATCTGCTTTAATTGTCATCATCCTAGATGCCAATGATAGCTTAGAATGCCCTTCTCTACATCCATCGTAGATAGGTTGATTTGCAGCATctaacatatcataaaaatgTTGTGCATCTACGTTGGGTTCTTCCGTATTACTCTCAGGAAATGCAGCAATAGtttcatgaaatgcatcattaaccATATCATGAAATCTATTTTCCTCGTTATACCCATgaaaaccaaattgatcagattcttgatgcccataattactaggttgatcaacagcataattcatactactacttcCAGCATTACTGCTACAACTATCTCCATGACGAAACCATACATAGTAATTCggcataaatcctctattataaagatgctttttcactagattaaattccaaatatttatCGTTTAAGCACTTACGACATGGACAAAATATTGTACCGTTTTCACGAGCAAAGTCTTGGTTTGTCTCCTGGTACATGAAACCGCGCAAGCCATCACAAAACTCTTTCGTCACATCACCGGTTTCCGGGTCTCTATGATTGT
Coding sequences within:
- the LOC104743568 gene encoding uncharacterized protein LOC104743568, which translates into the protein MWYLPVDDRLKRLYQSKRTASAMRWHAEHFTHEGEITHTSDAKAWKHFQSVYGFSPFGMSGRQYSLWPVILTPYNLPPDMCMQSKFLFLSILVLGPKHPKRALDIFLQPLIHELKQLWYEGVQTFDSSRKQNSNMRAVLMWTISDFPAYEMLSGWTTHRRLSCPYCMDGTEAFQLKYGRKPCWFDCHHRFLPLHHPYRRNKKLFRKNKVVRVPSPTYVSGNDLFEQIDYYGAQETCKRGGNYHTPGNMPDGYGSTHNWHKQSIFLGASILERSSLAGKTKNSMKSRLDLAEICARIELHITRDEKLPVPQFRLTADAKRVLFEWVKSEVKFPDGFVSKFSRTLTIDVIEQLRNNIPVLICNLEKIFPPAFFDVMEHLPVHLPHEADLGGPVQFRWMYPFERFMKSLKGNAKNLARVEGSIVAGSLTEETSHFTSYYFCPTVRTKKTRTRRYDDGGVAPTYNVPDVPDIFAQIGRLAGKLKEVWWEDHSYSRAAHNYILRNLDYIQPFERLFEMQIREAYPNLEEVDYEAYKERDFANWLKYYVQNGCGNEPLPLWLHEVVQEPRAKITTAPMYFTRGYTFHTYAHGSRKATANYGIFVQAGDSDFYGVLEQILEVEYPGLLNLRCVHFKCNWYDPSPRGMQVNNWGVVDVNANRSYAKIDPFILASQA